Proteins from a genomic interval of Halopseudomonas litoralis:
- a CDS encoding aminotransferase class V-fold PLP-dependent enzyme: MSSLVPSIDPDGLLEYSVVFTDRSLNHMSVEFQQVMRDISTTLKDVYTAAGVALVPGGGTYGMEAVARQFARNQRCMVLRNGWFSYRWSQIFTATELPAEEIVLKAQQQSNSDQAPFAPAPIDEVVAAIHQHKPDVVFAPHVETASGILLPDDYLRAVSAAVHEVGGLFVLDCVASGTLWVDMQNCGVDVLISAPQKGWSASPSCALVMFSPLALERIESTTSNSFACDLKKWLQIMQAYENGGHAYHATLPTDALKSFRDTMLETRDYGFDKVKQEQLALGQAVRALLQEKGFHSVAATGFEAPGVVVCYTTDERIHNGSGFISQGLQTASGVPLMCDEPAGFKTFRIGLFGLDKLHDLQRTVSQLEQALKGL; encoded by the coding sequence GTGTCCAGCCTCGTCCCCAGTATCGACCCTGACGGCCTGCTCGAATATTCCGTTGTGTTCACCGACCGCTCGCTGAATCACATGTCCGTCGAGTTCCAACAGGTCATGCGTGATATCTCGACCACGCTGAAGGACGTATATACCGCTGCCGGGGTCGCACTGGTACCGGGTGGCGGGACCTACGGCATGGAAGCCGTAGCGCGCCAGTTTGCCCGCAACCAGCGCTGCATGGTGCTGCGTAATGGCTGGTTCAGCTATCGCTGGTCGCAGATCTTTACCGCCACCGAGTTGCCCGCAGAGGAAATCGTGCTCAAGGCACAACAGCAGAGCAACAGTGATCAGGCTCCTTTTGCCCCCGCGCCGATCGATGAAGTGGTCGCAGCCATTCACCAACACAAACCTGATGTGGTCTTCGCCCCCCATGTGGAAACCGCTTCAGGCATCCTGCTGCCCGACGATTACCTACGGGCGGTCAGTGCAGCGGTTCATGAGGTGGGCGGTTTGTTCGTACTGGACTGCGTGGCGTCCGGCACGCTCTGGGTAGATATGCAGAACTGCGGTGTGGATGTGCTTATCAGCGCGCCGCAAAAAGGCTGGAGCGCTTCACCCTCCTGCGCACTGGTCATGTTCAGCCCGCTGGCACTGGAGCGTATCGAAAGCACCACCAGCAACAGCTTTGCCTGTGACCTGAAAAAGTGGCTGCAGATCATGCAGGCCTATGAAAATGGCGGTCATGCGTATCACGCCACCCTACCCACGGATGCACTGAAGAGCTTTCGCGACACCATGCTGGAAACCCGCGATTATGGTTTCGACAAGGTCAAGCAGGAGCAGTTGGCGCTGGGCCAGGCGGTGCGTGCACTGCTGCAGGAAAAAGGCTTTCACAGCGTCGCCGCCACAGGATTCGAAGCCCCCGGCGTGGTGGTCTGCTATACCACCGACGAGCGCATTCACAATGGCAGTGGCTTCATCAGCCAAGGGCTGCAGACAGCCAGCGGCGTACCGCTGATGTGCGACGAGCCAGCTGGTTTCAAGACCTTCCGTATCGGCCTGTTCGGATTGGACAAACTGCATGATCTGCAACGGACTGTGTCGCAGCTGGAACAGGCGCTGAAAGGGCTTTAA
- a CDS encoding VC0807 family protein — translation MNEALRDTPQHKPRPMVDLLVSIILPSVILMKFSGEAHLGPHKALILALAFPLGWGLFELIRYRKYNFIAVLGVISVFLTGGIGLLELDPQWLAVKEAAVPGVIGLAVLFSTRTRFPLIRTLLYNDKVLNVQRVDERLEERGLGEIFEQRLLKATYFLAGTFFFSSLMNYMVAKWIVVSPAGTEAFNAELGRMTLVSYPMIAIPSMLMMMAILFYLWRTIHGLTGLKMEEIIAQQK, via the coding sequence ATGAACGAAGCTCTGCGCGATACTCCGCAACACAAACCGCGGCCCATGGTCGACCTGCTGGTCAGCATCATCCTCCCGTCGGTGATACTGATGAAATTCAGCGGTGAGGCACACCTCGGGCCGCATAAGGCGCTGATCCTGGCCTTGGCATTCCCGCTGGGTTGGGGATTGTTCGAGCTGATCCGTTATCGAAAATACAACTTCATCGCCGTGCTCGGGGTGATCAGTGTCTTTCTCACGGGTGGCATAGGTCTGCTTGAGCTCGATCCGCAGTGGCTGGCTGTCAAGGAAGCCGCCGTGCCCGGTGTCATTGGGCTGGCGGTGTTGTTCTCCACCCGTACGCGTTTTCCGCTGATCCGCACTCTGCTGTACAACGACAAGGTGCTGAATGTGCAGCGCGTCGATGAACGGCTGGAGGAACGCGGGTTGGGTGAGATATTCGAGCAGCGGTTGTTGAAGGCCACCTATTTTCTGGCTGGAACCTTCTTTTTTTCATCGCTCATGAACTACATGGTCGCCAAATGGATAGTAGTCAGTCCGGCCGGCACCGAGGCGTTCAATGCCGAGTTGGGCCGTATGACCCTGGTCAGCTACCCGATGATTGCCATTCCGTCGATGCTCATGATGATGGCGATTCTGTTCTACCTGTGGCGGACCATCCATGGTCTGACCGGGTTGAAGATGGAAGAGATCATCGCGCAGCAGAAGTAG
- a CDS encoding calcium/sodium antiporter, translating to MLLALVAIVVGLVLLVWSADRFVEGASAAAVHGGVPPLLIGMLIIGFGTSAPELSVSVLSSLQGNSGIALGNAWGSNITNIALIIGLVALISPITAHARVARREMPILLGITALAGWQVFDGEISRADGIVLLVVFVLLMAWSVRDGMRSRDEVVSEEIRKEYLADTMPLGRALIWLLLGLVLLVASSRLLVWGAVFIASDLGVSDLIIGLTIVAVGTSLPELASSLAAIRKKEHDLALGNIIGSGLFNTLAVVGIAAVIRPMEVAPEVLTRDWALMAGLTVALLLMCIAWRGRPGRINRLEGAGLLAAFCGYTGLLVWTAMNAAG from the coding sequence ATGCTGCTTGCACTCGTTGCCATTGTTGTCGGGCTGGTTCTGCTGGTCTGGAGTGCCGACCGGTTCGTTGAAGGTGCCTCTGCCGCTGCCGTGCATGGTGGTGTGCCGCCACTGCTGATTGGCATGCTGATCATCGGTTTCGGTACCTCCGCACCAGAGCTGTCGGTATCGGTGCTGTCATCACTGCAAGGCAACTCAGGTATCGCCTTGGGCAATGCCTGGGGCTCGAATATCACCAATATCGCGCTGATCATCGGCCTGGTCGCATTGATCAGTCCGATCACTGCTCACGCCCGTGTGGCTCGGCGGGAGATGCCGATTCTGCTGGGGATCACTGCTCTGGCGGGTTGGCAGGTTTTCGACGGTGAGATCAGCCGCGCCGATGGTATCGTGCTGCTGGTGGTCTTTGTGCTGCTTATGGCCTGGTCCGTCCGCGATGGCATGCGCAGCCGTGACGAGGTGGTATCCGAGGAAATTCGCAAGGAGTATCTGGCCGACACCATGCCGCTCGGGCGCGCCTTGATATGGCTGCTGCTGGGGCTGGTTCTGCTGGTTGCCAGCTCCCGCCTGCTGGTATGGGGAGCTGTTTTCATCGCCAGCGATCTGGGCGTGAGTGACCTTATCATCGGACTGACTATTGTAGCGGTGGGTACGTCACTGCCTGAGCTGGCATCCTCCCTGGCTGCCATCCGCAAGAAAGAGCATGATCTTGCGTTGGGCAATATCATCGGCTCGGGCCTGTTCAATACGCTCGCGGTGGTCGGTATTGCCGCTGTCATTCGGCCGATGGAGGTGGCTCCGGAAGTACTGACCCGCGACTGGGCACTGATGGCGGGGCTGACGGTGGCATTGCTGTTGATGTGTATCGCCTGGCGCGGCCGACCGGGACGCATCAACCGGTTGGAGGGCGCCGGTCTGCTGGCGGCTTTCTGTGGTTATACCGGGCTGCTGGTGTGGACAGCGATGAACGCGGCAGGCTGA
- a CDS encoding methyl-accepting chemotaxis protein, with the protein MLAVALVGVLTLAQDLRSYRLLMEGPQTTANLTNETNLTFKTQVQEWKNVLLRGSKQSDLDRYWQQFQDSEQHVQSLLSQIIEQELPQVFHERVVSLQKEHRGLGENYRDGLQRFMAAGRDPVAGDNLVRGIDRATSEQLEQLVVEINQHVASEVQHIRTATLRTVWLSVLVMVGAALLIGGLASWLISRQLVNPITHLIRQIEKLSQGRFDEQIISKRQDELGVLARAANQLRSFLAETAAGLKHTTDELDRASGGLNTVATRMTHGSREQFSRTDQVATAMQEMSATAAEVARYAADASGAADAADTSARDGRQVMAETIDSMQTLLQEIQHTADVIQQLEGDSRRIGKVLEVIQSIADQTNLLALNAAIEAARAGEAGRGFAVVADEVRTLAQRTSESTAEIQSIINSVQNGAEEAGKAIVAGKNRSDTSMQQVTLAGDSLQQIAMAVESIRDMNRQIATAAEEQTSVSEDISRNITEITEIAATNQQDVDHTAQASATLHELSTELNRLAARLKHE; encoded by the coding sequence ATGCTGGCCGTGGCGCTGGTCGGCGTACTCACCCTGGCTCAGGATCTGCGCAGCTATCGCCTGTTGATGGAAGGTCCACAGACCACTGCCAATCTGACCAATGAGACCAACCTGACTTTCAAGACCCAAGTGCAGGAATGGAAGAACGTGCTGCTGCGCGGCAGCAAACAGTCAGACCTTGATCGTTACTGGCAACAGTTCCAAGACAGCGAACAACACGTACAGTCCTTGTTGAGCCAGATCATCGAGCAGGAGCTGCCGCAGGTATTCCACGAGCGAGTGGTGTCGCTGCAAAAGGAGCACCGAGGGCTTGGCGAGAATTACCGCGACGGCCTGCAACGCTTCATGGCCGCCGGGCGCGATCCCGTGGCGGGCGACAATCTGGTGCGCGGCATCGATCGCGCAACCAGCGAACAACTGGAGCAACTGGTCGTAGAGATCAACCAGCATGTTGCCAGCGAAGTGCAGCACATCCGCACAGCGACCCTGCGAACCGTCTGGCTCTCGGTTCTGGTCATGGTCGGTGCTGCACTGCTGATCGGTGGCCTGGCCAGCTGGCTGATCAGCCGGCAGTTGGTCAACCCTATTACCCACCTGATCCGGCAGATAGAAAAACTGAGCCAGGGCCGCTTTGATGAACAGATCATCAGCAAACGTCAGGACGAGCTGGGCGTGCTGGCCCGGGCCGCTAACCAGCTGCGCAGCTTTCTAGCGGAAACCGCGGCGGGACTGAAACACACCACCGATGAACTCGACCGCGCCAGCGGCGGGCTGAATACCGTCGCCACCCGGATGACCCACGGCAGCCGTGAGCAATTCAGCCGCACCGACCAGGTCGCCACCGCGATGCAGGAAATGTCCGCCACGGCTGCTGAAGTGGCACGCTATGCCGCCGACGCATCCGGGGCAGCAGATGCCGCCGACACAAGCGCCCGTGACGGTCGCCAGGTGATGGCCGAGACCATCGATTCCATGCAGACGCTGCTACAGGAAATCCAGCATACCGCCGACGTCATCCAGCAGCTGGAAGGCGACAGCCGGCGGATCGGCAAGGTACTGGAGGTCATTCAGAGCATCGCCGACCAGACCAACCTGCTGGCCTTGAACGCCGCCATCGAAGCCGCCCGCGCCGGTGAGGCCGGACGCGGTTTCGCAGTAGTGGCCGATGAAGTGCGCACCCTGGCCCAACGTACCAGCGAATCGACGGCAGAAATCCAGAGCATCATCAATAGCGTACAGAATGGTGCAGAGGAAGCTGGCAAGGCCATCGTCGCGGGCAAGAACCGCAGCGACACCAGCATGCAGCAGGTCACCCTGGCCGGCGACAGCCTACAGCAGATCGCCATGGCCGTGGAATCCATCCGCGACATGAACCGCCAGATCGCCACCGCCGCCGAGGAGCAGACCAGCGTATCCGAGGATATTTCCCGCAACATCACCGAGATCACCGAAATCGCCGCGACCAATCAGCAGGACGTGGATCACACCGCACAAGCCAGCGCTACCCTGCATGAGCTATCGACCGAGCTCAATCGCCTGGCTGCCCGGCTGAAGCATGAATGA